In Corylus avellana chromosome ca2, CavTom2PMs-1.0, the following proteins share a genomic window:
- the LOC132169455 gene encoding uncharacterized protein LOC132169455, protein MAKPPPNLVEDSMESNKSSKGYPPKAKGMSFFAFLLSNIFIYISIFYIFDDLSPSTLFNTTKFWFFISNTLILIIAADYGAFSSSKAKQDVYEEFMMHGQVKNVVSQHPEVVEEITTNYKQEVDDDLQEKKVIYIAKDLQEKRQVDQYKIHAKETCRPSKSEKPKRVVIDDQKLEPSVEEDEFSSMSDEELNRRFEEFIQRFNRQIRLQGTRKFRLNLK, encoded by the coding sequence ATGGCCAAACCACCACCAAATCTAGTGGAAGATTCGATGGAATCCAACAAATCTTCCAAAGGCTATCCCCCAAAGGCCAAGGGCATGTCCTTCTTTGCCTTTCTTCTCTCCAATATTTTCATTTACATTTCTATCTTTTATATCTTTGATGACCTTTCTCCTTCCACTCTCTTCAACACCACCAAGTTTTGGTTCTTCATTTCCAACACTCTCATCCTCATCATTGCTGCCGACTATGGTGCCTTCTCTTCCTCAAAGGCAAAGCAAGATGTTTATGAAGAGTTTATGATGCATGGCCAAGTGAAAAATGTCGTTTCACAACACCCAGAAGTCGTTGAAGAAATCACTACCAATTACAAGCAAGAGGTTGATGATGATTtgcaagaaaagaaagtgatatATATAGCTAAAGATTTACAAGAGAAGAGGCAAGTTGATCAATATAAGATTCATGCAAAAGAAACTTGTCGTCCAAGTAAGTCAGAAAAACCCAAAAGAGTAGTGATTGATGATCAAAAGCTTGAGCCAAGCGTAGAAGAAGATGAGTTTTCAAGCATGTCTGATGAGGAACTGAACAGAAGATTTGAAGAGTTTATTCAGAGATTTAATAGACAAATTCGGCTTCAAGGGACTAGAAAATTTAGgctaaatttaaaatag
- the LOC132171207 gene encoding protease Do-like 5, chloroplastic, which produces MVMVLSSLCQMSSSPVQSATSSLNSSQNKSLLSSRRAIVFGPSVLMASLISFSNPSSSPLSIHLALAQQQQQLDELQQEEDRVMRLFQEASPSVVYIKDLEIVKSPKTSSGDINLIEDENAKVEGTGSGFIWDKFGHIVTNYHVVAKLATDGSGLHRCKIYLVDARGNGFYREGKIVGVDPAYDLAVLKVDVEGYELKPVVLGMSQNLHVGQSCFAIGNPYGYENTLTTGVVSGLGREIPSPNGKAIRGAIQTDAAINAGNSGGPLIDSHGHVIGVNTATFTRKGTGLSSGVNFAVPIDTVVRTVPYLIVYGTSYKDRF; this is translated from the exons ATGGTGATGGTGTTGAGTTCTCTCTGTCAGATGAgctcctctccagtccaaagtGCCACCTCATCCTTAAATTCTTCACAGAATAAGAGCCTCCTTTCAAGCCGAAGGGCAATAGTTTTTGGTCCAAGCGTTTTAATGGCTTCCTTGATCAGTTTCAGTAATCCCAGTTCCTCTCCACTTTCAATTCACCTTGCACTTGcccagcagcagcagcaactaGATGAACTTCAGCAAGAAGAAGACAGAGTCATGCGTCTCTTCCAG GAGGCATCACCTTCTGTTGTTTACATTAAAGACCTTGAAATAGTTAAAAGTCCCAAGACCTCTTCCGGTGACATCAATCTCATTGAGGATGAAAATGCAAAAGTTGAAGGGACAGGTTCAGGCTTCATCTGGGATAAGTTTGGTCACATT GTCACAAATTACCACGTTGTAGCTAAATTGGCTACAGACGGGAGTGGATTACACCGTTGTAAG ATTTATCTAGTAGATGCTAGAGGCAATGGCTTTTACAGGGAGGGAAAGATTGTTGGTGTTGATCCAGCATATGATCTGGCTGTCCTTAAG GTTGATGTTGAAGGGTATGAATTAAAGCCTGTTGTTCTTGGCATGTCTCAAAATTTACATGTGGGTCAGAGCTGCTTTGCCATTGGAAATCCTTATGGATATGAGAACACTCTGACAACTGGG GTAGTCAGTGGATTAGGAAGGGAGATACCTTCACCAAATGGAAAGGCTATTCGAGGAGCTATTCAAACAGATGCCGCTATTAATGCAG GTAATTCAGGTGGGCCATTAATTGATTCACACGGCCATGTTATTGGAGTTAATACAGCAACTTTTACTCGCAAAG GGACAGGATTATCATCTGGTGTTAACTTTGCAGTACCCATTGACACCGTTGTTCGAACCGTGCCTTACCTTATTGTGTATGGAACATCTTATAAAGACAGGTTTTGA
- the LOC132172842 gene encoding putative disease resistance RPP13-like protein 1, which yields MLSKIEAVLDDAEEKQDNRVAVKKWLDDLRDLAYDADDVLDECATEALRRKVMGGDDQATTSKGIKRKFASLVTSFTLSAVLINTRLGSEMEGITAQFDNMVKQKDDLKLSENVSRRSSARSQTVAPTSVVTEAHVYGREKDKEALLQFLVGEKRSDAQLSVLAILGMGGMGKTTLAQLVYNDEQVQSFFELKAWTCVSEDFDAIKVTKTVLQSVKGSSDDHDLNLLQVNLKEKLKGKKFLVVLDDLWNENYQDWTRLRAPFEAGAPGSTILITTRNHGVSSKTGTIPAYSLNELSNDFCLSILAHHALATEDFNAHVNLKDIGEELARRCKGSPLAAKVLGGVLRNKVDRDEWEDVLNSNIWDVTEVKNEIFPPLMLSYHHLPSHLKRCFAYCSIFSKDYVFEEKQLVLLWMTEGLIKPREGRKQIEDLGREDFRNLLSRSFFQRLFNDESRFVMHDLINDLAQQVAGDICFRMEDKVGGNNEGKPSRKARHSSYLGSEYDGIKKFEVFNDLTCLRTFLLLAVSNGNLSRNVLFKLLPKLRRLRVLSLNGYDIYELPKSIGDLKHLRFFDLSHTKIRSLPESVCTLYNLQALILESCYSLKKLPSTFGNLLNLRHLNIQGADALEGMPLQISKLTCLQTLSHLIVGKDSCSGVKLLGPLLHLRDTLCISRLENVINHEDARDAKLFEKKNLSGVSFEWNRNIDESHDRAQELEVLNMLKPHEGLKELTISNYGGTEFPMWLRVPSFSNMVLLKIESCAKCTSLPAVGKLPSLKEVFIRGMGNVKNIGREFYGEDCSQPFRSLETLHFKDMQKWENWIPCEEFPKLCKLSFKWCPKLMGKLPNHLPLLESIVIKNCGQLMVSISNFPELCKLEIGGSKGVVCGNKVDFSTLCFSSLSTISEFACQIEGFTMGGLTKFEYLDIEHCMKLTNVWLSDVALLQHLPYLSVIRISDCPKLVSLVEKEVEEQLQLSLPSKLREVMITSCESLESLPKAMMDNSMHLEKVYLSSCNSLTHFSIGQLPPTLKQLTIGLCSNMQILVDGDDINKCGSSSKSLLEYLDISYCSSLKSLNSSGELPATLKHLKIHYCSTLESIAKSFHDNSSLEVIEISWCNGLKSLPMGIHNLSHLHHFFIDSCLILDSFPDGWLLPTNLKALTICECKKMQALPNCMHNLTSLQELKIWGCPSILSFPEVGFPTNLTSLTIYTMASFNEAIFERELSELASLKELVIHGNSSHLVSFPEVMLPASLTSLTIEGFPDLECMSSKCFQLLASLEELSIEWCEKLTSFVEDGLPSSLTSLSIRFCNNLTAFPEYGLPPSLVSLSIVFCKNLTSIPEVGLPPSLTSLFISNCKKFTSFLEVRLPPSLTYLSIHNCEKLTSLPKFGLSPSLTYLSIHNCEKLTSFPEDGLPLSLLQLKIGQCPLLTERCKGQEWFKIAYIPHVRIDGASFYKLEEESQ from the coding sequence ATGCTGTCCAAAATTGAAGCAGTGCTTGATGATGCGGAGGAGAAGCAAGATAATCGCGTGGCAGTGAAAAAGTGGCTCGATGATCTCAGAGACTTGGCTTATGATGCGGACGACGTACTGGATGAGTGTGCAACGGAAGCTCTGCGACGCAAGGTGATGGGAGGAGATGATCAGGCCACCACAAGTAAGGGAATCAAACGCAAGTTTGCTTCTTTAGTAACTAGTTTCACTCTAAGTGCTGTTTTGATCAACACGAGGCTGGGGTCAGAGATGGAGGGGATCACTGCTCAATTCGACAACATGGTGAAGCAAAAAGATGATCTGAAGTTGAGTGAAAATGTTAGTAGGAGGTCATCCGCAAGAAGTCAGACAGTGGCCCCAACTTCTGTAGTGACCGAGGCTCATGTTTATGGcagggaaaaagataaagaggcTTTACTTCAATTTTTGGTGGGCGAAAAACGTAGTGATGCTCAACTCTCTGTGCTTGCGATACTTGGTATGGGTGGTATGGGTAAGACTACTCTTGCTCAGCTTGTGTACAACGATGAACAAGTGCAAAGCTTTTTTGAGCTCAAAGCATGGACTTGTGTTTCAGAAGATTTTGATGCTATTAAGGTGACCAAAACAGTTCTACAATCTGTCAAAGGAAGCAGTGATGACCATGATCTGAATTTGTTGCAAGTCAATCTAAAGGAGAAACTGAAAGGAAAGAAGTTTTTAGTTGTTCTGGATGATCTTTGGAATGAGAACTACCAAGACTGGACTCGTCTACGTGCTCCTTTTGAAGCAGGGGCTCCGGGAAGTACGATTCTCATCACTACTCGCAATCATGGAGTTTCATCAAAGACGGGTACCATTCCAGCTTACTCTTTGAATGAATTGTcaaatgatttttgtttgtcTATATTGGCCCATCATGCATTGGCTACAGAAGATTTCAATGCACATGTGAACCTCAAAGATATTGGTGAGGAACTCGCTAGAAGATGCAAAGGCTCTCCTTTGGCTGCGAAGGTACTTGGAGGCGTCTTACGCAATAAAGTAGATCGTGATGAGTGGGAAGACGTATTGAATAGCAATATATGGGATGTAACAGaagtgaaaaatgaaatttttccaCCTCTTATGTTGAGCTATCACCATCTCCCTTCACATTTAAAGAGGTGTTTTGCGTATTGTTCAATATTCTCCAAGGACTACGTATTTGAAGAGAAGCAGTTGGTTCTACTATGGATGACAGAAGGTTTAATTAAGCCGCGGGAAGGGAGAAAGCAAATAGAAGATTTGGGTAGGGAGGATTTTCGCAATCTATTGTCGAGGTCATTTTTCCAACGATTGTTCAACGATGAATCAAGATTTGTAATGCATGACCTCATCAATGATTTGGCTCAACAGGTTGCAGGAGACATATGCTTTAGAATGGAAGACAAAGTTGGGGGTAATAATGAAGGGAAACCTTCTAGAAAGGCTCGGCATTCATCTTACTTGGGTAGTGAATATGATGgcattaaaaaatttgaggttTTTAATGATCTCACGTGTTTACGAACCTTCCTGCTTCTTGCGGTTTCAAATGGAAATTTGTCTCGTaatgttctttttaaattgttgCCAAAATTAAGACGATTAAGGGTACTCTCTTTGAATGGATACGACATATATGAGTTACCAAAATCAATTGGTGATTTGAAGCATCTAAGGTTCTTCGACCTTTCTCACACTAAAATAAGAAGCTTGCCCGAATCAGTATGCACTCTTTACAATTTACAGGCATTGATATTGGAGAGTTGCTATTCTCTAAAGAAATTGCCTTCAACATTTGGTAACCTACTCAACTTGCGACATCTCAACATTCAAGGAGCAGATGCATTGGAAGGAATGCCTCTGCAAATCAGTAAATTAACTTGTCTCCAGACATTGTCTCATCTAATTGTTGGAAAAGATAGTTGTTCTGGGGTAAAATTATTAGGGCCTTTGTTGCATCTTCGAGATACACTTTGTATTTCCAGATTGGAAAATGTAATTAATCATGAGGATGCAAGGGATGCTAagttatttgaaaagaaaaatctctctGGGGTGTCATTTGAATGGAATCGGAACATAGATGAGTCACACGACAGAGCACAAGAATTAGAAGTACTTAACATGCTAAAACCTCATGAGGGGCTGAAAGAGCTCACCATCAGCAACTATGGTGGTACAGAATTTCCAATGTGGCTAAGAGTTCCTTCATTTTCTAATATGGTTCTCTTGAAGATTGAAAGTTGTGCAAAGTGCACATCATTGCCAGCAGTGGGCAAATTACCATCACTCAAAGAGGTTTTCATTAGAGGCATGGGCAATGTGAAAAATATTGGTCGCGAGTTTTATGGGGAAGATTGCTCACAACCTTTTAGATCCTTGGAAACTTTGCATTTCAAGGATATGCAGAAGTGGGAGAACTGGATTCCTTGTGAAGAATTCCCAAAACTGTGTAAACTTTCTTTTAAATGGTGTCCAAAATTGATGGGTAAGTTACCAAACCATCTTCCTCTATTAGAAAGTATTGTGATAAAGAATTGTGGGCAGTTGATGGTTTCAATTTCCAACTTTCCAGAGCTTTGCAAACTAGAAATTGGGGGTTCGAAAGGGGTGGTATGTGGAAATAAGGTCGACTTCAGCACACTATGCTTTTCAtctctttcaacaatttcagaATTTGCATGTCAAATAGAAGGGTTCACTATGGGAGGACTAACAAAATTTGAATATTTAGATATTGAGCACTGTATGAAGTTGACGAATGTGTGGTTAAGTGACGTGGCATTACTACAACATCTCCCATATCTTAGTGTTATTAGGATTAGTGATTGTCCCAAACTAGTTTCTTTGGTGGAAAAAGAAGTAGAAGAGCAGTTACAACTGAGTTTGCCATCCAAATTGAGAGAAGTTATGATAACAAGTTGCGAGAGCTTAGAATCTTTACCCAAGGCAATGATGGACAACAGCATGCATCTTGAGAAGGTTTATCTTTCATCCTGTAATTCACTGACTCACTTTTCAATAGGGCAACTACCTCCAACTCTAAAGCAGCTAACGATAGGGCTGTGCAGCAACATGCAGATTTTGGTGGATGGGGATGATATCAACAAATGTGGTAGCAGCAGCAAATCTCTTCTTGAGTACTTGGATATTTCCTATTGTTCATCCCTCAAATCCTTAAACTCAAGTGGAGAATTACCTGCAACACTTAAACACCTCAAAATTCATTATTGTAGTACGTTGGAGTCGATAGCGAAGAGCTTCCATGACAACTCGTCTCTTGAAGTCATTGAGATCTCATGGTGTAATGGCCTTAAATCCTTACCCATGGGCATACACAACCTCAGCCAtctacatcatttttttattgatagTTGTCTAATTCTTGATTCCTTCCCGGACGGCTGGCTGCTCCCTACCAACCTGAAAGCACTTACGATTTGCGAATGTAAGAAAATGCAAGCTTTGCCTAACTGCATGCACAACCTCACCTCTCTTCAAGAATTGAAAATATGGGGTTGTCCAAGCATTTTATCATTTCCGGAAGTAGGTTTCCCCACCAACCTAACATCACTTACTATCTATACTATGGCGTCGTTTAATGAGGCCATTTTTGAGCGGGAATTGTCTGAGCTTGCCTCTCTTAAAGAACTTGTAATTCATGGTAACTCTTCGCATCTGGTGTCCTTTCCTGAGGTGATGCTACCTGCCTCTCTAACAAGCCTCACCATTGAAGGCTTCCCGGATCTGGAATGCATGTCTTCCAAATGCTTTCAATTGCTCGCCTCTCTTGAAGAATTAAGTATCGAGTGGTGTGAAAAGCTCACGTCCTTTGTAGAGGATGGCCTGCCTTCCTCACTCACGAGTCTTTCTATCAGATTTTGTAATAACCTCACGGCCTTTCCAGAGTATGGCCTGCCTCCGTCACTCGTGAGTCTTTCTATTGTATTTTGCAAAAATCTCACTTCCATTCCAGAGGTTGGACTGCCTCCCTCACTCACAAGTCTTTTTATCTCTAATTGCAAAAAGTTCACGTCCTTTCTAGAGGTTAGGCTGCCTCCCTCACTCACGTATCTTTCTATCCACAACTGTGAAAAGCTCACGTCACTTCCGAAGTTTGGCCTCTCTCCCTCACTCACGTATCTTTCTATCCACAACTGTGAAAAGCTCACATCCTTTCCAGAGGATGGACTGCCTCTCTCACTCCTGCAACTTAAAATTGGTCAGTGTCCTCTGTTGACAGAACGCTGCAAAGGACAAGAGTGGTTCAAGATAGCTTACATCCCTCATGTTAGGATTGATGGTGCATCCTTCTACAAACTAGAAGAGGAGAGTCAGTGA